The sequence GCTTTCTTTCCTATAGGGCAATTAAGTCCCTGTCCATTGCACCAATCTTGCGCTGCACTTGTTGCAGCCTCAATTGATTCATAAGGCGCATCCAACACAGGATGAGGACCTCCATCTAATCCAGCTAGGCGGTAAAGCCTTCGATAAAGAGCCATAAATGTATGTTCGCTTGTTCAACCGTCACTCATACTCTCATAGCCATATAAAGCCTGACAAGAAAAAAAACACTCATTAGCCTTATAAAATCATTTGATCAAATCCTTGGCAAAGGGTCTGGACCTATTGCATCTAGCTGAGGATGAAGAGAAGTACTCCCTTCGTTAGAAACAAGCCTATTTAGTGCATTGACATAAGCCTGAGCTGCAGCCACCACTACATCAGTATCTGCAGAGTGTCCTGAATAGAGCTTGCCATTACGACGCAATCGAATCGTCACCTCTCCCATTGCATCTATCCCTTCGGTGACAGATTTAACGGAAAACTCAATTAATTCATTGGACTCTCCTATTAGAGCGTCCAATGCTCTGCAAACAGCATCCACAGGACCAGTTCCCACAGCAGAGCTTGTATCTTCTTTCCCATCTTGATCGGCAAGAGTAATTGTTGCAGTTGGCTTAAGAGTGCTCCCACAACTAACTTGAACAAGACGTAATAGAAAACGCGCTTCTGGCTGTTGAACCTGTTCGCTTACTATCGCTTCAAGATCTCTATCAGTAATATCTCTCTTTCGATCAGCTAAATCCTTAAATCGAGCAAAAGCTTCATTAAGATCCTCTCTATTAAGGTCATAGCCTAACTCTTCTAGTCGTGCTCTTACTGCACTTCTCCCACTGAGCTTTCCTAGAGAAATCCTATTGTCTGTAAGTCCAACCGTACGAGCATCAACTATTTCATAAGTAAGTCGATTTTTCAGAACACCATCCTGATGGATGCCTGACTCATGGGCAAAAGCATTCGCACCAACTATTGCCTTATTTGGTTGAACAACCATCCCCGTTAGGTTTGAAACCAATCGAGAGGTCTTAGTAATTTCTTCAGTGCGCACAGCTGTAAGCGGAGTTGGACTATCAATATCCCTACCAAAGAATGGATTAAAGTAACGACGTCGAACATGCAACCCCATAACTAATTCTTCTAAAGCAGCATTCCCGGCTCTTTCTCCTATTCCATTAATAGTGCATTCAAGTTGTCTTGCACCATTTTTTACAGCTTCAAGAAAATTAGCAACAGCAAGACCTAAGTCATTATGTCCGTGAACAGATAAAATTGCCTCATCAATATTAGATACATTGCGATTTATTCCAGCAATTAATTCACCAAACTCAGACGGAGTTGTATAGCCAACAGTATCAGGAATATTTATTGTTCCTGCACCAGAAGCAATTGCAAGCTCTATAACCTCATAGAGAAATTCTGGATCACTCCTTGCAGCATCCTCGCATGAAAATTCAATATCATCTACCAAAGAACGTGCATAACAAACCATGTCAGGAACTATTCCAAGGACTTCAGCCCGTGACTTTCGCAGTTTGTGCTCAAGGTGAATATCACTTGTAGCTATGAAAGTATGAATACGTCTTCTTGGCGCAGGAGATACTGCATCAAAACAAGCTTTAATATCAGAGCGAGATGCTCGTGCTAGCCCACAAATAACTGGGCCTTCTTCTCCTCCAACTTGCTGTGCAATCCGCTGAACGGCAGCAAAGTCTCCTTGACTAGCGAAAGGAAATCCAGCTTCAATTACATCAACTCCAAGCCGTGCTAATTGCTGAGCAATTGCAAGTTTCTCTTCCAGATTGAGACTTGCTCCTGGTGATTGCTCACCATCTCTGAGGGTAGTGTCGAAAATTAAAACGCGTCCTGGATCCTTAGCCATATATACCTCCTTAGAGGAATTAGTCACTAGGACTAAACTGTATATATTCTAATTGACAATTGAATAAATATTTAAAAGCAAAACTGAAAACAAAATACATTCACTAAATCTCAATAGAAATAATCAAGGGCATAAGGAAATTAGATTATGCCACTGGCTCATATCCCCTTCCAAGACAGGAAATTTTCCTAATCGAAAAAAGTAATATGTTAATTATAAGAAGTAAGAAATAAATCAATTTGTGGCAGCCTCTGAGGCTCAAACCCTTCCAAATCCTTTCTCTAACAATCACCAATTTCTATAGACACTCTATTAGGGGGGGGGAAAGCATTCTAAATTCGATCAATTGGTGATCTGAATTTGGCCGCTGGCGCACTAGCCCTGGTTCTACATGCTCACCTTCCTTACGTGAGGACGGAAATACCAGGGTCCTTGGAAGAAGACTGGTTCTTCCAAGCCCTAATGGAGTGTTATCTACCATTAATTCAAACACTTGAAGTTGCTGCATCTTCAAGCGAACAAATACCAAGAGCCACTGTGGGACTTTCTCCAACCCTGCTGGCGCTTCTTCAAGATGAGGAACTTAAGCAACGATTCCCAACATGGCTCAAAGTCAGGATTGATCTTTTAAAGGATGTTCCAAGTAATCAACGAAATGCTGCGAGGTCACTAGCAAAAAAAATAAATAATCAACTAATTCATTGGCAGGAATGTGATGGAGATGTAATTGGTCGTTTTGCGGCTCTGCAATCTTCAGGAGTCTTGGATCTGCTCACATGTGCTGCAACTCATGGATACCTCCCTTTACTGAGAGAGAACCCCGAGGCTGTAAATGGTCAATTAAAAACAGCAGTAAAGGAACATCATCGACTATTTGGTGTCAATCCACTAGGTATATGGCTACCTGAATGCGCTTACTATGAAGGGTTGGACAAAATAATGCTAAGTGCTGGACTTCGTTATGCGGTTCTAGACGGCCATGGACTACTACATGCCAATCCAAGACCGAGGTATGGACTATATGCCCCAATATGCAGCAAAAATGGAGTAGCTTTCTTTGGAAGAGATAGTGAAGCTACACTTCCAGTCTGGTCAGCAAGGGATGGATATCCAGGGGACCCTGAATATCGAGAATTTCACAGAGATGTTGGGTGGGATTTACCAATAAAAAAACTCAAGTGCCTCGGATTAAAAGAGCCCAGACCACTAGGGCTCAAGTTGCACAAAGTAACTGATCTAAAAATAGCTTTGGATAAGAAAAAAATTTACGAGCCAGAGTTGGCAGCTGAACGAATCAAAAAGCATGCAAAGCATTATCTACAAGGACGTCGGAACCAACTAGATAAGCTTGAGGCCCAAATGGAAATCAAACCTTTACTTGTTGCTCCATTTGATGCAGAACTTTTTGGCCACTGGTGGTTCGAAGGACCTGCTTTCTTGGCTGAACTATTTCTACAGGCAAAGAAAGAGAACATACTTTTCACTCGGTTAAGAGATGTGCTCTCTGAAGCCCAAGCACTTCAACTTTGCGATCCTTGTCCTTCAAGTTGGGGAAAGGGTGGTTACCACGACTACTGGCTAAATGAAAGTAATGCATGGATTATTCCTGAATGGAGCAAAGCCGCAAATGCCATGATTCAACATTGCTCCAGACAAAATAAAGGAGGCAAAGTCAACAAGATGCTCCTTAAACAAGCAGCAAGAGAACTACTTTTATCACAATCATCCGATTGGAGTTTCATTATTCGAGCAGGAACCACGACAGATCTTGCTAAAGCCCGCATTAACCTTCATCTAACTCGCTTTTGGGCATTAATTCGTGTAATTGATGGAGAAGAAAAGCTTACAAAACGCCTACTCAAGGAGATTGAAACACAAGATCAGATCTTTCCACTAATCGATATAAACGACTGGTGCAAGTTTAACTAATAGGTTTCGATGCCCCAAAAATCATTCCAATTCTCACCTTCCATGGAGACATCGCAAAAAGCCTCAACATAACAATCAAAAGATGAGTTAATGGAAGCGTATTGGCTAGGAAACCTGACCAATCTTCTCTAGGAAGTCTGAAAAAAGTTCCAAAAAAGCTTCGCAAGCGAGTTTCATCAAAGCTCATTAACCTTGACAAACCAAATTGATACAAACGATGTCTCTGTACAAGCTCAGGAGTCCACAAGACCTGCCATCCCCTTTTAGCTAAATCTTCTGAATTCAATGCAGGCTCAATAGCAATTGCCTTTGCTAAATGTTTAGCCAAAGTTGGAGCTCTTCGAAGTAATGCGCCGACCATATAACCAGACGCAGGATGGACCATGCTTGCCGATCCTCCAAAAGCAAGAAGTGATTGATTCCTGTCAGGCAAAGGCAAGTTCATAGGGAACAAACAATTTTCTTCATGTAGAACTTCTTGAATCTCAATACCTCGTTTTTGTAAGCGTGCATAAAGCCTTTCTTTAAGCTTGTTCCAAGAAAGTGGCGGAGCACATGCAAGTGAAGTTTCCTCTACAAAAAAAACACCTTCGCCAAAATCCATTGCATATAAAAAAGACGGAGGCTCTTCTAATTCAGCCTTCGTAAGGTGATCAGGACGAAAATCCATCAACACAAATTGTCCACTTTCAACTGGAGGGGAACTAAATCGACCTACTACGCCATAAGCAGCTTGCTGCGCAACTGGGCCATGATTCGGTCTACGTACAAATGAACTTCTATGGCCACTTGCATCAATAACGACCCTTGCGCGATATGTATTACCAGATCTACAACAAACTTCAGTATTAGCTCCTAAGAAATTAATTCTTTCAGCAGTCTCCACAAGCCAATTAATATCCCCACATTTCAAAAGCAATGCTCTTTGTAATGCAGCTTGATCAAACAAGCCATAGTCAAAATGGTGTTGAACAGGAGCTAAACCATCTTCATCAACTCCATTACCAAAAAAACTTACAGTATTGGACCAGCGATGGCCCAATAATGAAGCCATTCCTAAAGACTCAACTTCTTCAGCCCAAATCCCATAGGTATTAGGCCAGGGGCGATTAGGAGCATGTGATGCAAGTGCTTGGACCTCTAATCCTTGCTGGACCAACTCAGCAACAATGCAGAGAGCCGCGGGACCAGCCCCCAAAACCAAAACATCGGCACACTTTGTCAACTTCAGAGAGGAGTCGCTTCGTTAAGTTCAGAAGTGTCATCTGAACTTGGAGTTTCAGCTTGAAGAGCCTGTTCTTCAGGTTCTGGCGGAACCAAAACAACTTCAGAGAGTTGATCCCCAGAATCAAGGCGTTGAAGCCTAACTCCTGTTGCAGCTCTAGATTGTTGAGGAATCTTGTCTGCGCTCGTACGCACAATTACACCCCGCTCACTCACAAGCAACAGCTCTTCTCCGTATCCCAAAACTCTTAACCCCACCAACTCATCCCCCTCTCTCCTAAATTTCATAGCCCGCAAGCCCATACCTGCCCGTTTCTGTAATCGAAATTGCGTCACTGGAACCCTCTTACCCAATCCAGTCGCTGAAGCAACTAAAACCCATGGTCCCTCCGTCACTGCAGAGGACTCGACTCCATCATCTACATCCTCTTCAAAACTACTTGCAACCTGATCAGCCAATTCTTTCGGCAAAACATCCATACTTACTAATGAGTCGCCACTTCTCAAGTTCATAGATCTGACCCCACGAGCAGTTCTACCAAGTGGTCTCAGCTCATTATCATTTATTCGGAAGTGAATTGTCATTCCAGTTCTAGAAGCAATCAAAACACTGTCACCAGAAGCAGCCAATCTCACCCAAGTAAGAGCATCTCCCTCTTCCAATCCAATAGCAATTAATCCATTAGAGCGAATTTTGCTAAAAGCGGATACAGATGTCCTTTTTATAAAGCCACCCTTAGTAAGCATCAACAGATGAGATTCATCATCAAAAGAAGAAACAGACAAAAGAGAAGTGATTGCCTCTTCACGAGGGATGGGCAAAAGCTGCACTACAGGAGTCCCCTTTGCCGCTCTACTGCATTGCGGGACTCGGTAAGTAGGCAATGCGTAAGCAACCCCTCTATCACTGAAAAGAAGAAGAGTATCGTGATCATTACAACTGATAAAAAGCCTTACCGCTTCCTCTCCTTGACTACGTGTACCTGCCTTACCTCTGGTGCCCCGGCTAGTTGACTCAAACTCACTAACAGGCATTCGCTTTAGATAGCCTGTCTCAGTTAGTAAAACTACTGATCGCTCATTAGCAATAAGGTCTATATCCTCAAGTCCACCCCCTAAATCAAGTATTTCAGTAAGTCTAGGTGTCGCATAACGTTCCTTTAACTTAGACAATTCATCAGTGATAATTGAAAGAACACGATCTCTACGATCTAAAATATCCTTAAAGTCTGCAATTTTATCGACTAAATCTTCATGCTCAAGCCTGATTTTATCAGCTTCTAATGCTGTCAGCCTCCTCAATTGCATCTGCAAAATTGCATCAGCTTGAATCTCAGTAAGCCCATGAAGATCTTGTAATTGCTTTTTCGCAGTTGCAGAGTCTGAAGCTGCTCTAATTAATGCAATAATCGGGTCCAGCTTATCTAAAGCGAGTAGAAGTCCTAAGAGTATATGATCTCTTTCTTCTGCTTTGCGTAAAAAATAACGAGTACGTTTCTCGATAGTTTCTATTCTAAAGTCTAAAAAAACTTGCAGAGTCTTACGCAATGTAAGTAGTACAGGCTCTCCATTTACCAATGAAAGCATGTTAGCACTAAAATTACTCTGTAAGGGAGTAAGTTTAAATAGATTATTTAAGACAACTTGAGGGTATGAGTCACGTCTTAATTCAACAACTACCCTCATTCCATCACGGTCACTTTCATCTCTTATATCTGAAATACCATCTAATTTCTTATCATTTACCATGTCAGCAATTCTCTCAATAAGAGCCGCCTTATTTGTTTGATAAGGAAGTTGAGTGATAATTACAGCGTCTCTATCAGGACGACCTGGTGACTCAATGGTCTCAATCTCAGCAACTCCCCGCATAGTTACAGAACCTCTTCCCGAAAGATATGTTTCGCGTATACCATTTCTACCTAAGATTTGACCGCCAGTAGGAAAATCTGGACCTGTAATTATTTGCATCAAGCCTTGATCATTTAAGTCTGGGTTCGATATCAAAGCTTTCAGGCCATCAATTAATTCACCAAGATTATGTGGAGGAATATTTGTAGCCATTCCTACGGCTATCCCTGAAGAACCATTTAGTAATAACTGTGGAATTCGTGCAGGCATGACTGTTGGCTCTTGTTGTGAACCATCAAAATTGTCAGCGAACTCAACAGTCTCCGCCTCAATATCCTCAAGCAAACTGTCAGTAGTTAGAGCTTGCAGTCGTGATTCCGTATACCTCATGGCAGCAGGCGGATCATTATCGACCGAGCCAAAATTCCCATGACCATCAATCAAAGGCATTCTCATTGAGAAGTCCTGGGCCATCCGAACCAAGGCGTCATAAACAGCTGTATCGCCATGAGGGTGATACTTACCAAGCACTTCACCAACTACACGTGCACACTTCCTATAAGGCCTATCACTGGTCAAACCTAGTTCATACATTGCATAAAGAATTCGCCTATGGACGGGCTTAAGGCCATCCCGCGCATCAGGCAAAGCTCGTCCGACAATCACACTCATTGCGTACTCCAAGTAGGAGCGCGACATTTCATTGCGAAGGTCTGTCTGGATGATCCGATCGTCGGACTCGCCGGGAGCGCCGCTTCCAGGTCCCACAGGATCAGACATATAAGAGCCACTTACCAAGTATTAGGTTATCTCGGTATCTGTTGAGTTGCTGAAAGAACCAAAGAAAAATTGCCTTATTTATTTCTCAACACAGCCAACTTCCCAGAACTGAGATGCCTCTTAAAATTAAAAATCAGGATTGAAGTGAGCGATGAGCTCTGTTAAGAGATCCAATTCGCGAAACAAAAAGGATTTCCCATCTCACACAGAGAACACTTCAGAAATTGGACTTTCCAACTCAAAAAGGTCTTCAACTTCTGACAAACCAGACCAATATCAAAACCCTGCAGACGCAAATGAAGTTTTAGCAATTGAAAAATCAGCAGCCTCCTCAGAAATTCAATCAGGGTTCGACATTGGAAACGAATTAGAAAGCCTTCTAAGTAAATTAAGGGGATGGATAGGTCTCAAAACGAATTCCAAAGAGTTCGATCTCTTTTTAGACCCTTCTCTTGTTTTATTAGGTTTGATAGCTCTTTTGGTTTTTTTTAAGGCTTACACTGGTGTTTTGGAAAGTTTCGAGAAAATTCCTTTAGCACCAAGTTTTTGCCAAGTTTTAGGGACTATCTGGTTAACAAAGTTTTCAATAAAGCGCCTACTACGCAAGCAAGAGCGTCAACAATTTCTCCTTAAGGCAAAAAAACGCTGGCAAACCTTCTCAGGCCAAAACGAAAAAAACTCCTAAATTCATCCTCTAATCACAACAAAACAAACTTTTAGCGTTCAAGTTGGTAACTTGGCGAAACTGTATTAAAGCCTGCGGTGAATATTCAAATAGGAAGGAACAAAAGTATTCGTCGCGCCTACGGCATCGACGAAATTGCCCTGGTACCAGGCAGTCGCACGGTTGATCCAGAAATCACCGAAACCAACTGGAAGCTTGGAGGAATTGAATTAGAAATCCCAATCATTGCAAGTGCTATGGATGGTGTAGTGGACGTTGAAATGGCTGCCGCACTTTCTAAGCTTGGCTCTCTTGGAGTACTAAATCTTGAAGGAGTCCAAACCCGATACGAGGACCCATTACCTTTACTCAAAAAAATCTCATCTATTAGCAAGGATGAATTCGTCCCATTAATGCAGGAGATCTACAGCCAGCCAATACAAAAAAGTCTTATATCAAAACGAATTCAAGAGATCAAGGAAAAGGGAGGGATTGCCGCTGTAAGTGGAACACCATGGGCTGCAATGAATTTCAAAGAAACTATTACGAAAGCAGGAGCAGAGATTTTCTTCGTACAAGCCACCGTTGTGTCTACACAACATATTGGCCCCGAAGGCAAAAAAAGTCTTGACTTGGAAGAGCTCTGTAAAAGCATTGGCATTCCAGTTGTCATTGGAAACTGTGTGACTTATGAAGTTGCTCTGCAATTGATGCGAGCAGGAGCTGAAGGAATAATGGTTGGGATAGGTCCTGGGGCCGCCTGCACCTCTAGAGGAGTTCTAGGCGTTGGAATACCTCAAGCCACTGCTGTAGCAGATTGTTCAGCGGCTCGTGATGATTACGAAAATGAAAGCGGTAGATACGTACCAATAATTGCTGATGGAGGAATCATCACAGGAGGTGATATATGCAAATGCCTTGCATGTGGCGCTGATGCCGTAATGATTGGATCACCTATAGCGAGAGCTTCAGAAGCCCCTGGGAGAGGCTTTCATTGGGGTATGGCAAC comes from Prochlorococcus sp. MIT 1307 and encodes:
- a CDS encoding 2-isopropylmalate synthase, with protein sequence MAKDPGRVLIFDTTLRDGEQSPGASLNLEEKLAIAQQLARLGVDVIEAGFPFASQGDFAAVQRIAQQVGGEEGPVICGLARASRSDIKACFDAVSPAPRRRIHTFIATSDIHLEHKLRKSRAEVLGIVPDMVCYARSLVDDIEFSCEDAARSDPEFLYEVIELAIASGAGTINIPDTVGYTTPSEFGELIAGINRNVSNIDEAILSVHGHNDLGLAVANFLEAVKNGARQLECTINGIGERAGNAALEELVMGLHVRRRYFNPFFGRDIDSPTPLTAVRTEEITKTSRLVSNLTGMVVQPNKAIVGANAFAHESGIHQDGVLKNRLTYEIVDARTVGLTDNRISLGKLSGRSAVRARLEELGYDLNREDLNEAFARFKDLADRKRDITDRDLEAIVSEQVQQPEARFLLRLVQVSCGSTLKPTATITLADQDGKEDTSSAVGTGPVDAVCRALDALIGESNELIEFSVKSVTEGIDAMGEVTIRLRRNGKLYSGHSADTDVVVAAAQAYVNALNRLVSNEGSTSLHPQLDAIGPDPLPRI
- a CDS encoding glycoside hydrolase family 57 protein, translating into MAAGALALVLHAHLPYVRTEIPGSLEEDWFFQALMECYLPLIQTLEVAASSSEQIPRATVGLSPTLLALLQDEELKQRFPTWLKVRIDLLKDVPSNQRNAARSLAKKINNQLIHWQECDGDVIGRFAALQSSGVLDLLTCAATHGYLPLLRENPEAVNGQLKTAVKEHHRLFGVNPLGIWLPECAYYEGLDKIMLSAGLRYAVLDGHGLLHANPRPRYGLYAPICSKNGVAFFGRDSEATLPVWSARDGYPGDPEYREFHRDVGWDLPIKKLKCLGLKEPRPLGLKLHKVTDLKIALDKKKIYEPELAAERIKKHAKHYLQGRRNQLDKLEAQMEIKPLLVAPFDAELFGHWWFEGPAFLAELFLQAKKENILFTRLRDVLSEAQALQLCDPCPSSWGKGGYHDYWLNESNAWIIPEWSKAANAMIQHCSRQNKGGKVNKMLLKQAARELLLSQSSDWSFIIRAGTTTDLAKARINLHLTRFWALIRVIDGEEKLTKRLLKEIETQDQIFPLIDINDWCKFN
- the crtL gene encoding lycopene beta cyclase; its protein translation is MTKCADVLVLGAGPAALCIVAELVQQGLEVQALASHAPNRPWPNTYGIWAEEVESLGMASLLGHRWSNTVSFFGNGVDEDGLAPVQHHFDYGLFDQAALQRALLLKCGDINWLVETAERINFLGANTEVCCRSGNTYRARVVIDASGHRSSFVRRPNHGPVAQQAAYGVVGRFSSPPVESGQFVLMDFRPDHLTKAELEEPPSFLYAMDFGEGVFFVEETSLACAPPLSWNKLKERLYARLQKRGIEIQEVLHEENCLFPMNLPLPDRNQSLLAFGGSASMVHPASGYMVGALLRRAPTLAKHLAKAIAIEPALNSEDLAKRGWQVLWTPELVQRHRLYQFGLSRLMSFDETRLRSFFGTFFRLPREDWSGFLANTLPLTHLLIVMLRLFAMSPWKVRIGMIFGASKPIS
- the gyrA gene encoding DNA gyrase subunit A translates to MSDPVGPGSGAPGESDDRIIQTDLRNEMSRSYLEYAMSVIVGRALPDARDGLKPVHRRILYAMYELGLTSDRPYRKCARVVGEVLGKYHPHGDTAVYDALVRMAQDFSMRMPLIDGHGNFGSVDNDPPAAMRYTESRLQALTTDSLLEDIEAETVEFADNFDGSQQEPTVMPARIPQLLLNGSSGIAVGMATNIPPHNLGELIDGLKALISNPDLNDQGLMQIITGPDFPTGGQILGRNGIRETYLSGRGSVTMRGVAEIETIESPGRPDRDAVIITQLPYQTNKAALIERIADMVNDKKLDGISDIRDESDRDGMRVVVELRRDSYPQVVLNNLFKLTPLQSNFSANMLSLVNGEPVLLTLRKTLQVFLDFRIETIEKRTRYFLRKAEERDHILLGLLLALDKLDPIIALIRAASDSATAKKQLQDLHGLTEIQADAILQMQLRRLTALEADKIRLEHEDLVDKIADFKDILDRRDRVLSIITDELSKLKERYATPRLTEILDLGGGLEDIDLIANERSVVLLTETGYLKRMPVSEFESTSRGTRGKAGTRSQGEEAVRLFISCNDHDTLLLFSDRGVAYALPTYRVPQCSRAAKGTPVVQLLPIPREEAITSLLSVSSFDDESHLLMLTKGGFIKRTSVSAFSKIRSNGLIAIGLEEGDALTWVRLAASGDSVLIASRTGMTIHFRINDNELRPLGRTARGVRSMNLRSGDSLVSMDVLPKELADQVASSFEEDVDDGVESSAVTEGPWVLVASATGLGKRVPVTQFRLQKRAGMGLRAMKFRREGDELVGLRVLGYGEELLLVSERGVIVRTSADKIPQQSRAATGVRLQRLDSGDQLSEVVLVPPEPEEQALQAETPSSDDTSELNEATPL
- a CDS encoding CAAD domain-containing protein encodes the protein MSSVKRSNSRNKKDFPSHTENTSEIGLSNSKRSSTSDKPDQYQNPADANEVLAIEKSAASSEIQSGFDIGNELESLLSKLRGWIGLKTNSKEFDLFLDPSLVLLGLIALLVFFKAYTGVLESFEKIPLAPSFCQVLGTIWLTKFSIKRLLRKQERQQFLLKAKKRWQTFSGQNEKNS
- a CDS encoding GuaB3 family IMP dehydrogenase-related protein, which produces MNIQIGRNKSIRRAYGIDEIALVPGSRTVDPEITETNWKLGGIELEIPIIASAMDGVVDVEMAAALSKLGSLGVLNLEGVQTRYEDPLPLLKKISSISKDEFVPLMQEIYSQPIQKSLISKRIQEIKEKGGIAAVSGTPWAAMNFKETITKAGAEIFFVQATVVSTQHIGPEGKKSLDLEELCKSIGIPVVIGNCVTYEVALQLMRAGAEGIMVGIGPGAACTSRGVLGVGIPQATAVADCSAARDDYENESGRYVPIIADGGIITGGDICKCLACGADAVMIGSPIARASEAPGRGFHWGMATPSPVLPRGTRIKVGSTGSLERILRGPALLDDGTHNLLGAIKTSMGTLGARTIKEMQQVEVVVAPSLLTEGKVYQKAQQLGMGK